From Burkholderia cenocepacia, the proteins below share one genomic window:
- a CDS encoding sugar ABC transporter permease, translating into MNSELSSSTPATPDAGAGRAPRLPLRHVFTRYKVLALLFAVVAIWAFFSVLTDGAFVTPRNVSNLLRQMSITGMLACGMVFVIIAGEIDLSVGSLLGLLGGVAAILDVNRHWPVAATVPAVLALGVLIGLFNGWWSTYRRVPSFIVGLGGMLAFRGILLGVTGGSTIAPVSDGFVFIGQGYLPRLAGDGLAVLLFVVATLLVVRQRGTRRRYRLAVAPLWQDVAKIVGAGAVLFAFVATLDRYGGIPVPVLLLLALLGVFSWIATQTVFGRRIYAVGSNLEATRLSGVDTDRVKLAIFALMGLMCAFAGLVNTARLAAGSPSAGTMGELDAIAACFIGGTSMRGGSGTVYGALIGALVMASLDNGMSMLDVDAYWQMIVKGAVLVLAVWIDVVSRSNRR; encoded by the coding sequence ATGAATTCCGAACTTTCTTCCTCGACCCCGGCGACGCCGGATGCAGGCGCCGGCCGCGCGCCGCGGCTGCCATTGCGCCATGTCTTCACGCGCTACAAGGTGCTTGCGCTGCTGTTCGCGGTCGTCGCGATCTGGGCATTCTTCTCGGTGCTGACGGACGGCGCGTTCGTCACGCCCCGCAACGTATCGAACCTGCTGCGGCAGATGTCGATCACCGGCATGCTCGCGTGCGGCATGGTGTTCGTCATCATCGCGGGCGAGATCGACCTGTCGGTCGGCTCGCTGCTCGGGCTGCTCGGCGGCGTCGCCGCGATCCTCGACGTCAACCGCCACTGGCCGGTTGCGGCGACGGTCCCGGCCGTGCTCGCGCTCGGCGTGCTGATCGGGCTCTTCAACGGCTGGTGGTCGACCTATCGGCGCGTGCCGTCGTTCATCGTCGGGCTCGGCGGGATGCTCGCATTTCGCGGCATCCTGCTCGGCGTGACGGGCGGCTCGACGATCGCGCCCGTGTCGGACGGCTTCGTGTTCATCGGGCAGGGCTATCTGCCGCGCCTGGCCGGCGACGGCCTCGCGGTCCTGCTGTTCGTGGTCGCGACGCTGCTGGTGGTGCGGCAGCGCGGCACGCGGCGGCGCTACCGGCTCGCGGTCGCGCCGCTATGGCAGGACGTCGCGAAGATCGTCGGCGCGGGGGCGGTGCTGTTCGCGTTCGTCGCGACGCTCGACCGCTACGGCGGTATTCCGGTGCCCGTGCTGCTGCTGCTTGCGCTGCTCGGCGTGTTCTCGTGGATCGCGACGCAGACGGTATTCGGCCGGCGCATCTATGCGGTGGGGTCGAACCTGGAGGCGACGCGGCTGTCGGGCGTGGACACCGATCGCGTGAAACTCGCGATCTTCGCGCTGATGGGACTGATGTGCGCGTTCGCCGGCCTCGTCAACACGGCGCGGCTCGCGGCCGGGTCGCCGTCCGCCGGCACGATGGGCGAGCTCGACGCGATCGCCGCGTGCTTCATCGGCGGCACCTCGATGCGCGGCGGGTCGGGCACGGTCTACGGCGCGCTGATCGGCGCGCTCGTGATGGCGAGCCTCGACAACGGGATGTCGATGCTGGACGTCGACGCGTACTGGCAGATGATCGTCAAGGGCGCGGTGCTGGTGCTGGCGGTGTGGATCGACGTGGTGTCGCGCTCGAACCGGCGGTGA
- the xylF gene encoding D-xylose ABC transporter substrate-binding protein yields MKTVTRRTVLHSLAGAAALAILALGSPLAHASKDKPEIGFCIDDLRVERWSRDRDYFVAAATKLGAKVSVQSADANEARQISQIENLISRGVDVIVIVPFNSKTLGNVVAEARKAGIKVVSYDRLILDADVDAYISFDNEKVGELQAQGVFDAKPKGNYFLLGGAPTDNNAKMLREGQLKVLKPAIDRGDIKVVGQQWVPEWSASTALRIVEDALTANNNKIDAIVASNDGTAGGAIQALAAQHLAGKVPVSGQDADLAAVKRVIAGTQTMTVYKPLKLIASEAAKLAVDLAKGTKPAFNAQYDNGKKKVDTVLLQPTLLTKRNVDVVVKDGFYTQAQLASQ; encoded by the coding sequence ATGAAAACCGTGACGCGTCGTACCGTATTGCATTCCCTTGCCGGCGCCGCCGCGCTGGCGATCCTCGCGCTGGGCTCGCCGCTCGCCCACGCGAGCAAGGACAAGCCCGAGATCGGCTTCTGTATCGACGACCTGCGCGTCGAGCGCTGGTCGCGCGATCGCGACTATTTCGTCGCGGCCGCGACGAAGCTCGGCGCGAAGGTGTCGGTGCAGTCGGCCGATGCGAACGAGGCGCGGCAGATTTCCCAGATCGAGAACCTGATCTCGCGCGGCGTCGACGTGATCGTGATCGTGCCGTTCAACTCGAAGACGCTCGGCAACGTCGTCGCCGAAGCGCGCAAGGCCGGCATCAAGGTCGTGTCGTACGATCGCCTGATCCTCGACGCCGACGTCGACGCGTACATCTCGTTCGACAACGAGAAGGTCGGCGAGCTGCAGGCGCAGGGCGTGTTCGACGCGAAGCCGAAGGGCAACTATTTCCTGCTGGGCGGCGCGCCGACCGACAACAACGCGAAGATGCTGCGCGAAGGACAACTGAAGGTGCTCAAGCCGGCGATCGACCGCGGCGACATCAAGGTGGTCGGCCAGCAGTGGGTGCCCGAATGGAGCGCGTCGACCGCGCTGCGGATCGTCGAGGACGCGCTGACCGCGAACAACAACAAGATCGATGCGATCGTCGCGTCGAACGACGGCACGGCCGGCGGCGCGATCCAGGCGCTCGCCGCGCAGCATCTGGCCGGCAAGGTGCCGGTGTCCGGGCAGGATGCGGATCTGGCCGCGGTCAAGCGCGTGATCGCCGGCACGCAGACGATGACCGTCTACAAGCCGCTGAAGCTGATCGCGAGCGAAGCCGCGAAGCTCGCGGTCGATCTCGCGAAGGGCACGAAGCCCGCGTTCAACGCGCAATACGACAACGGCAAGAAGAAGGTCGACACGGTGCTGCTGCAGCCGACGCTGCTGACCAAGCGCAACGTCGACGTCGTCGTGAAGGACGGCTTCTATACCCAGGCCCAGCTGGCGAGCCAGTAA
- the xylG gene encoding D-xylose ABC transporter ATP-binding protein: MTEPLLTMRGIVKAFDGVKALDGIDLTVRPGECVGLCGENGAGKSTLMKVLSGVYPHGTWDGEIRWEGAPLAASGVRDTERAGIVIIHQELMLVPELSVAENIFLGNEITLPGGRMNFAAMVQRAEELLRELRIDTINVAQPVMNYGGGYQQLIEIAKALNKHAKLLILDEPSSSLSASETRILLDIVRDLKRRGVACVYISHKLDEVAAVCDTVTVIRDGRHVATEPMATLTTDRIIAMMVGREIRDLYPREPHEIGDVVLDVRHVTCRDVTNARRKRVDDVSFSVRRGEILGVAGLVGAGRTELMQAIFGAYPGACTASVTMNGKPLSIRSPADAIRAGIAMVPEDRKRHGIVPQLGVGHNITLAVLRRFAARGRIDAAAELDTIRTEMQRLSVRAAHPFLSIASLSGGNQQKAVLAKMLLTEPQVLILDEPTRGVDVGAKAEIYRLIFALAQRGVALIVVSSELPEVLGLADRVLVIGEGELRGDFVNQDLTQEQILGAALKPARLPAEPTATSAT, encoded by the coding sequence ATGACGGAACCCTTGCTGACGATGCGCGGCATCGTCAAGGCATTCGACGGCGTGAAGGCGCTCGACGGCATCGACCTGACCGTGCGCCCCGGCGAATGCGTCGGGCTGTGCGGCGAGAACGGCGCCGGCAAGTCGACGCTGATGAAGGTGCTGTCGGGTGTGTACCCGCACGGCACGTGGGACGGTGAAATCCGCTGGGAAGGCGCGCCGCTCGCGGCGTCCGGCGTGCGCGACACCGAGCGCGCGGGCATCGTGATCATCCACCAGGAACTGATGCTCGTGCCCGAACTGTCGGTGGCCGAGAACATCTTCCTCGGCAACGAGATCACGCTGCCGGGCGGGCGCATGAACTTCGCGGCGATGGTCCAGCGCGCGGAGGAGCTGCTGCGCGAACTGCGGATCGACACGATCAACGTCGCGCAGCCGGTGATGAACTACGGCGGCGGCTACCAGCAGTTGATCGAAATCGCGAAGGCGCTGAACAAGCACGCGAAGCTGCTGATCCTCGACGAACCGTCGTCGTCGCTGAGTGCGTCGGAGACGCGCATCCTGCTCGACATCGTGCGCGACCTGAAGCGCCGTGGGGTGGCGTGCGTCTACATCTCGCACAAGCTCGACGAGGTGGCGGCCGTGTGCGACACGGTCACCGTGATCCGCGACGGACGCCACGTCGCGACCGAGCCGATGGCCACGCTGACCACCGACCGGATCATCGCGATGATGGTGGGCCGCGAGATTCGCGACCTGTATCCGCGCGAGCCGCACGAGATCGGCGACGTCGTGCTCGACGTGCGCCACGTGACGTGCCGCGACGTGACGAACGCGCGCCGCAAGCGCGTCGACGACGTGTCGTTCAGCGTGCGGCGCGGCGAGATCCTCGGCGTCGCCGGGCTGGTCGGCGCGGGCCGCACCGAGTTGATGCAGGCGATCTTCGGCGCGTATCCGGGCGCGTGCACGGCGAGCGTGACGATGAACGGCAAGCCGCTGTCGATCCGCTCGCCGGCCGACGCGATCCGCGCCGGCATCGCGATGGTGCCGGAGGACCGCAAGCGCCACGGCATCGTGCCGCAGCTCGGCGTCGGCCACAACATCACGCTCGCGGTGCTGCGGCGCTTCGCGGCGCGCGGGCGGATCGACGCGGCCGCCGAACTCGATACGATCCGCACCGAGATGCAGCGGCTGTCGGTGCGCGCAGCGCACCCGTTCCTGTCGATCGCGAGCCTGTCGGGCGGCAATCAGCAGAAGGCGGTGCTCGCGAAGATGCTGCTGACCGAGCCGCAGGTGCTGATTCTCGACGAACCGACACGCGGCGTCGACGTGGGCGCGAAGGCGGAGATCTACCGGCTGATCTTTGCGCTGGCCCAGCGCGGCGTCGCGCTGATCGTCGTGTCGTCGGAACTGCCGGAGGTGCTCGGCTTGGCCGATCGCGTGCTGGTGATCGGCGAAGGCGAATTGCGCGGCGATTTCGTCAACCAGGACCTCACGCAGGAACAGATCCTCGGCGCCGCGCTGAAGCCCGCGCGGCTGCCCGCCGAACCCACCGCAACGAGTGCGACATGA
- the xylB gene encoding xylulokinase — protein sequence MYIGLDLGTSGVKAVLLDRDGAVRASASRPLTVSRPQPRWSEQAPRDWWDAACGALAALVADARTAGIDPRDIDALGLTGQMHGATLLDAHGDVLRPAILWNDGRADAECAELERLAPALRTVAGNIAMPGFTAPKLLWVRRHEPDVFARIAYVLLPKDYLRYRLTGAFATDPSDAAGTLWLDVAKRDYDDTLLAACGLSRTQMPPVVEGNRITGTLLPAVARALGLREIPVVAGGGDNAAGAVGVGIVRPGDALLSLGTSGVYFAVSDGFRANPESAVHSFCHALPDTWHLMSVMLNAAGCVDFTAQLAGYDGVAALLDDAEANARASRPWFLPYLSGERTPHNDVNAKGVFYGLTPDTRRADLANATLEGVGFALLDGIDALHAAGLAPDSITVIGGGSRSAYWTQMLADLSGRALTLRAGGEVGPALGAARLAHLALEPHARLGDVCPQPPVVAVREPDPERHAWYRDVRRPTFRALYRALEPVFATGA from the coding sequence ATGTACATCGGACTCGATCTCGGCACGTCGGGCGTGAAGGCGGTGCTGCTCGACCGCGACGGCGCGGTGCGCGCGAGCGCGAGCCGCCCGCTGACGGTGAGCCGGCCGCAGCCGCGCTGGTCCGAGCAGGCGCCGCGCGACTGGTGGGACGCCGCCTGCGGTGCGCTTGCCGCGCTGGTCGCGGATGCGCGCACGGCCGGCATCGACCCGCGCGACATCGACGCGCTCGGGCTGACCGGGCAGATGCACGGCGCGACGCTGCTGGATGCGCATGGCGACGTGCTGCGCCCCGCGATTCTGTGGAACGACGGCCGCGCGGATGCCGAGTGCGCGGAACTCGAACGGCTCGCGCCCGCATTGCGCACGGTGGCCGGCAACATCGCGATGCCTGGCTTCACGGCGCCCAAGCTGCTGTGGGTGCGTCGTCACGAGCCCGACGTGTTCGCACGCATCGCCTACGTGCTGCTGCCGAAGGATTATCTGCGCTACCGGCTGACCGGCGCGTTCGCGACCGATCCGTCGGATGCCGCCGGCACGCTGTGGCTCGACGTCGCGAAGCGCGACTACGACGACACGCTGCTCGCCGCTTGCGGGCTGTCGCGCACGCAGATGCCGCCCGTCGTCGAGGGCAACCGCATCACCGGCACGCTGCTGCCGGCCGTGGCGCGGGCGCTGGGCCTGCGCGAGATCCCGGTGGTGGCCGGCGGCGGCGACAACGCGGCCGGCGCGGTGGGCGTCGGGATCGTGCGGCCCGGCGACGCGCTGCTGTCGCTTGGCACGTCGGGCGTGTATTTCGCGGTGTCGGACGGGTTTCGCGCGAATCCCGAATCGGCGGTGCACAGCTTCTGTCATGCGCTGCCGGATACGTGGCACCTGATGTCCGTGATGCTGAACGCGGCCGGCTGCGTCGACTTCACCGCGCAACTGGCCGGCTACGACGGCGTCGCGGCGCTGCTCGACGATGCCGAGGCGAACGCACGCGCGAGCCGCCCGTGGTTCCTGCCGTACCTGAGCGGCGAGCGCACGCCGCACAACGACGTGAACGCGAAAGGCGTGTTCTATGGGCTCACGCCCGACACGCGGCGCGCCGATCTCGCGAACGCGACGCTCGAAGGCGTCGGCTTCGCGCTGCTCGACGGCATCGACGCGCTGCATGCGGCCGGGCTTGCACCCGACAGCATCACGGTGATCGGCGGCGGCTCGCGCAGCGCGTACTGGACGCAGATGCTCGCCGACCTGAGCGGTCGCGCGCTGACGCTGCGCGCGGGCGGCGAAGTGGGGCCGGCGCTCGGCGCCGCGCGCCTTGCGCATCTCGCGCTCGAACCGCATGCGCGGCTCGGCGACGTGTGCCCGCAGCCGCCCGTCGTCGCGGTGCGCGAGCCCGATCCCGAGCGGCACGCGTGGTATCGCGACGTGCGGCGGCCGACGTTTCGCGCGCTGTACCGTGCGCTCGAACCGGTGTTTGCGACGGGCGCCTGA